A stretch of DNA from Actinomycetota bacterium:
CCGCGCTGCAGATGCGCGGCTACCAGCGGCTGCGCAAGGCCGAGCTGGTCGATGCGATCGTGGCGGCGTCCAACGGCGAGCGGGGCCACCTTCCCGCGGGCGCCGACGTCGACGCACCCGCCGGCTCGCCGGTCGGCGACGGCCCGGTGACCGCCGGGCACCCCGAGCC
This window harbors:
- a CDS encoding Rho termination factor N-terminal domain-containing protein, whose protein sequence is MDPSVLSRKPLTELKTIASALQMRGYQRLRKAELVDAIVAASNGERGHLPAGADVDAPAGSPVGDGPVTAGHPEP